Below is a genomic region from Vulgatibacter sp..
ACGAGGGCGTGGTCCGCGGCCTCGCCCCCGGTCTGGTGGATATCGAGGCCCACGCCGGCGGCAAGGTCGGCAGCGTCGCGCTGCAGGTGCAGAGCGCCCGAATCGAGCGGGTGGAGATCGAGCCGGCCGTCGTCGCGGTGGAGCCGGGCGCGACGGTGCAGCTCGCCGCGCGGGCCTTCGACCGCAACGGCAACGAGATCGACGGGGTCTCGTTCGCCTGGACGGTGAGCAACCCCTACGTCGCCTCGGTGGACGAGTCGGGCCTGGTCACCGGCACCGCCGCAGGCTCGGTGGTGGTGCAGGCCGGCAACGACGACACCTTCCGGGCCGGCGCCGCGCGGGTCGACGTCGGCGACCTCGCCGCGATCCCCGCGGGCCTCGTCCTCGACCACCTGGCGATCTCCGGCGCCCATGGCTGCGGCGTCGCCGCGGACGGCGTGACCCACTGCTGGGGCTGGAACTACTTCGGCCAGCTCGGCGACGGCACCGTCGGCAGCGCCGAAGACATCTTCCCCACCCCGGCGCCGGTGCTCACCGACCGCACCTTCACCCGGGTCGCGACCGGCATGTACCAGAGCTGCGCCCTCGAGGCGGACGGCAAGGCCTGGTGCTGGGGCCTGAACGACATGGGCCAGCTCGGCACCCACGAGGAGGTCGGCGAGGTCGGCGGCACGGTCATCCCCTACGAGGTCCTCGGCGATCACCGCTTCGCCTCCCTCGCCATGGGCGCCTTCCACACCTGCGGCCTGATCGTGCCCGGCGCCGGCGAGATGGACAGCCCGCCCTATTGCTGGGGCAGCCATTTCGAGGGACAGCTCGGGCTCGGCGATACCGGTGCCCAGCACGCGGCGACCCCCACCCCGCTGGGCGGCAGCCACCGCTTCGTACAGCTCGTCGGCGGGCTGAACGCCACCTGCGGCCTCACCGCAGCGGGCGAGGCGCTCTGCTGGGGCAGCAACATGGCAGGGCAGCTCGGCAGCGGCCAGCCCTGGGTCGAGAGCGAGGTGGCCTTCGCGCCGCAGCCGGTGCAGACCGAGGTCCGCTTCACCAAGCTCGACATGACCGGCACCCACGTGTGCGGCATCACCGCCGCAGGTGCGGTCCACTGCTGGGGCAACAACGCCTTCGGCCAGGTCGGGCTCGAGCCGAGCCCCGGCGTCGGCGCGCCGGTGGAGGTCGCCCTGGGGATCGTCGCCGTGGACATCGCCACCGGCGCCCACCACACCTGCGCGCTGGCCGACACCGGCGGCGTCACCTGCTGGGGCGACAATATGAGCGGCCAGCTCGGCGTCGGGCACATCGGCGAGGTGGAGGGGCCGGCGGAGGTCGAGACCCACCTCGCCTTCACCTCGATCGAGACCGGCGGCAACAACAACACCTGCGCCCGCACGGCTGCCAGCGAGACCTATTGCTGGGGCAGCGGCTTCACCGGCGAGTCCGGCTGGGGCTTCGGCGGCGGCCCCGCCCTCTCGGCAATCCCCTGGCCGGTGGCGCAGCCCGGCACCCCGGTCCCGACGTTCTAACGCCGGGCGCGGTGGAGCGGCACGTCGGGGTCGAGGAGATAGCCCTCGGCGTGCCGCTGCAGCACCTCGTGCAGCCCCATGGCCCGGAGCGCGCGGATGCCCGTATAGACCCGGTTGGCTGCGGCGGAGGCCAGGATGCGCTCGCCGGGCCACCCCTCGGCGAAGAGCTGCTCTGCGGTGAGGCCCACGCCCGGCATGCGGATCCGCTGCTCCACCAGGGCCTGGAGCAGCCTGCGGAGCGGACCGCGGCGGCGCAGATCGACGGGAGCGCCGCCCTGGAGCTGGAAGCCCGCAGCATCGCCCTCGATTACCAGGCCGTCGTGCTGCTCCACCGCGCCTTCGCGCGCCGGCGCACCGGCGCCTCGTGCCTCGATCGCGGCGGCGACGAGGCGGCGCGCCAACGCCAGCTCCGCGGAGGCGACCGGCGCCTCGTGGGAACGAGCGAGACGCGCCCGCGCGAGCGCCTCACCATCCCCGTCGGCAACGAGATCGAGGAAGCCCTCGAGCACCGCGATGGTGGCGAGGCTTCCGCGATCGCCCAGGGGCTCGAAGAAGGCCCGGGCCGCAGCGAAGTCGCTCTTCGCCTCCTCCTGCAGCCCGAGCGCCGCCTCCGCCGCAGCGAAGAAGGGCAGGAAGAGCGCCCGGTACCTGGGCTCGCCGCAGGCCTGGAGCAGATCGAGGGCCTCGCGGAGCCGACGCCAGGCGAGGCGCAGCTCCCGCCGCTCCTGCGCCACCAGGCCGAGATTTCCGAGGGCGAGTGCCTCGAAGGCGCGGTTGCCCGCCCGGCGCTCGCGCTCCAGGCCCTGGAGCAGGTGGCGCTCCGCCTCGTCGAGCCTGCCAGCGGTGAGCTCGACGCTGCCGAGATCGACGATGGCGTCGGCCTCGGTGGCGCGGTCGTCGACGGCGCGGATCAGCACCAGCGACTCCTCGAGGAGCGCGCGGGCATCTTCGAGGCGGCCTGCAGCAGCCCGCACGACGCCGAGGTTGAGGAGCGCGAGCCCCTCGAGCCGCACGTTGCCTGCGGCGCGGAAGAGGCCGAGGGCCGCCTCGAAGGACGCGGCGCTCTCCTCCAGCCTGCCGCAGCGCTCCTCGACCATGCCGAGGATGTTGCGGGACATCCCCCGCAGCCAGGGATGCGCGCCGCCGAGGAGGTCGAGCGCCTGGCCGAGCTCCGCGCGGGCGCCGTCGAAATCACCCGAGATGCAGTGGAGCTTGCCCGACTCGATCAGCAGCTGGGCGCGCAGCTTCTCGTCGGCTGCCGCCGCGAGGACCATCGCCTCGTCGAGATCGGTGCGCGCGTCGGCGGGCCGCCCGTGGCGCCCTGCAGCGCTGCCCCGGGCACGCAGCGCCCGGGCGAGCAGCAGCGGGTCGCCGCTGCGCCGCGCCGCATCGACCGATCGCTCGAAGAGGCCGATCTCGGACGTGGGTGGCCCCTGGAGGAGGACGAGCGGGCCGAGGGCCAGGGCGATCCGGGTGGCGGTGGCGGGATCCTCCGCATGGGTCCGCTCGTGGGCGACGAGGAGGTTCTCCCGCTCCGACTGGAGCTTCGCCACCTCGGCCACGCCGTTCGCGCCGCCGCCCGGCGGCGACCAGCGCTCCGCTGCAGCGAGGAACCAGGCCGCGTGCTTCGCCTCGGCAGCAGCACGGCCGCCGCTCGCGGCGAGCTCCGCTGCGGCGAACTCCCGGACGCTCTCGTAGAGGGAGAAGCGCGGTGCCGTGCCCTGCTCGAGGCGAAGGAGCGATTTGTCCCGCAGCCCCTCGAGCGCGTCGAGGATCGGCGGCGCTCCCTCGCCGAGGCGCAGCACCCCGGCGGCGGCGTCGAGGGTGAAGCCGCCGCGGAAGACGGAGGCTTGCAGGAGCGCCTCCCGCTCGTGGAGGGAGAGGAGCTCGAACGAGCAGGCCAGCGCCTCGCGCAGCGAGGTATGCCTGCCGCGGCGCGGCCCCTGGAGGATGTCGAAGCGATCGGAGAGCCTGCCGAGGAGATCGGCAGGTGGCAGCACCCGGATCCGCGCGGCAGCGAGCTCGAGGGCGAGCGGGATGCAGTCGAGGCGCCGCACGAGTTCCTCGACCACCGCGGCCTCGCCGGGATCCCGGCGCCGATCGCCCCAGGCTGCAGCGGCGCGCTGCTCGTAGAGCTGCACCGCCTCTTCCGGCTGGAGCGGCCCGAGCTCGAAGGCGTTCTCCCCGTCGAGATCGAGGCGGATGCGGGAGGTGACGAGGATCTGGAGCTCGCTGGTGCCGTCGAGCAGCGACTCGATGCAGGCGAGCCCCGCAGGGACCAGGGCCTCGAAATTGTCGAGGAGGAGGAGGAGCGGTTCCCGGGCGGCGACGGCCCGGACGAGCTGCCCCACGCCGCCGCCTGCGCCGCCGCGCAGCGAGAGTCCGAGCGACGTCGCGACGGAGGCGAGAAGGTCCTCCTCGCTCCGGGCCTCGGTCAGATCGCAGAAGAAGATGCCGCCTGCAGGCGGCTCGTCCCGATCGATCGCCGATGCGATGCGACGGGCGAGGCGGGTCTTGCCCATTCCCGCCGGGCCCACCAGGGAGACGAGTCGCGCTCCCCTCGCCAGCGCTTCGAGCAGGAAGGCCTGCTCCGATCTGCGCCCGACGAACGGTGTGCGGTCGATCCCCCGGATGCTCTTGCTGCTGGCCACGCCCCCTCCAACTTCGGGAGCCATCCTACGTGACCGGGCGGGTCGGGTCATCCGGTAGCGCCGGGGAAGTTGCGCGGCCTTCGAAACGGCGCCGGCCACACGTCGTACCCAGGTGATCCTCCGCGAATCGCAAAAGGCCCCACTCGCCTGCTGGCGATGCGGGGCCTTGCTTGCTTCGACGGCAGGCCGGACTACTCGGCGCCGCCGACCGCGAGGCCGGTGGCTGCGTCGTGCCAGTGGCCGTGATCGCTCGACCAGACCTGCCCTTCCGGCGCGGGGCCGGGGGGCTGCGGGACGAAGTTGGCCTGCGACGTGCCGAGCTCGGTGCCGTCGGCGTTGTGCCAGTGGCCATGCTCCGCCGACCAGATCCTGCCGTCGTCGGGGCCCGCGACGATCCCGTAGACGAAACCGCCGGCGCCGAGGACGAGCAGCGCGGCGATGACGTAGAGGGCCGACTTCGACCAATCGCCCTTCCCCTCGGCGGCGGCCTTCTGGTGGCAGTTCTTGTACTTCTTGCCGCTTCCGCAGTGGCAGGGGTCGTTCCGGCCGATCTTCATCTCGTCTCCTTCCGGCAGTTCGCGCGATTGTGCCGCGCCGAAGTTGCCCCGACAACAGCCAGGCGCTCGGGGAGATGCCGGAACAACGGGATCAGACCGAGCGGCGGAGCGAGGCGAGGGCGGCGGAGAGGCCGAGGGCTGCGAGGCCCAGGTCGCCACCGGCGCTGGCGCAGCCGACCGAGTCGTCGTCGCCGCCGTCCTCTTCGTCGTCTTCGTCGTCTTCGTCGTCGTAGCGGCCGTCGGCGCTGCTGGTCGCGCCCAGGAGGTACTGGCGGATCCGCTCCACCTCCTCGTCGGTGAGCTCGCCCCTGCCGCGACCGGGCATGTAACCACGGCGATCGCCGTAGCCGGCACCGTCGTCTCCCTCGCGGACCGTCCTGAGGAAATCGTCCCGCTCGCCCGCGTCGTCCCTGGCGCTCTCGCCGGCAACGCCGCCCCGCCCGTCGCTGCCGTGGCAATTGCCGCAGAAGCGCAGGTAGAGCCCCTGCCCGTCCGCCGGCATCGGCTGGCCCTGGAGGAAGGTGAAGATTTCGTCGAGGTCGGCGCTGCTCACCGCCTGCTCGGAGAAGGCGGGCATCGGCTGCTGGTAGCCCATGCTGTCGCGGCCATTGCGGACCACCCAGGCGGCGTAGCCCTCGTGCGGAGAGCGGATCTGCGGGGCGAGGCTGGTGCCCTCGCCGGTGGCGCCGTGGCAGCCGGCACAATGGTCGAGGAAGGGGTCGCCGGTACCGGCGCCGCCGCCTGCGCCGCCGGCGCCGTTGCCGGGCTCCGCCAACCAGACGAGCCAGGCCTCGATCGCCGCGATGTCGTCGTCGCCCAGGCGGGAGGCGTCGAAGGCGGGCATGCCGGCGCTGCCGTTGCGGACCTGGCTGGCGATCCCCGTGCGGCCGGCGAGGGAGGCCGGGTAGGCGGCGCCGCCGCTGGCTTCGGGCCCGTGGCACATCTGGCAATGGGTGGCGAAGAGCGCGGCGCCCTGCTGGACCTCGGCGGGGGCTTCGCCCATGCCACCACCCGTGCCGCCCGTCCCCGGGCCGCCGCTGCCGCCGGCCCCGCCGTTGCCGAGACCGTCGCCGCTTCCCCCGGGCCCCGCTGGCTCGACCACCGATCCGCAGGCGGCGACGAGCACCGCGACGATGAGAGACAGGATCCGGATGGCCATCGTGCTTCCCCTCGCTGGTCCCGACTGGCGGCGCCGGTGACGCGTTCCAAGCTGGCAGGAGAGCGTGCGGGTCGCAATCGGGTGCCGGCACTTTCCGAATACCCAAAGAATACGGTTCGCCTGCAGTGTGGCCCTCCCCATTCAGGGGGGAGAAATCGACCGATAGCCCCCCGGTATGGGATGCAGCTCCCCTTCGGCTGTCGGCTAGTGTGCGCCCAAAGATCACCGATGCGCACCCGGGGAGACAGGGGGTCCCGCCGGGCTGCGAGCCATGCACACCGGCGACTGCCGCGTGCCTGCCCCCGAGCGGGAGCGAATCATGACGAAGCTGAAGTTCGGACTGGGAATCGGAGCCCTCGCCATCGCAGGCGCCTGCGGTGTGGCGATCGACGAAGACGGGGGGCTCGGGGTCGGCTCACTCCAGAGCGCGGCGATCCAGCCTGCGTCGCCCACCCTGGTCTGCGGCACCAACGTCACCTGCTTCGAGTTCACCGGCACGACCAACCTCACCCACGTCGGTGTGGAAGGCACGCCGTGCGGCACCGGTGACGTCGAGGTGCAGGTGGATGGCGGCGCCTGGATCGGCACGCGCTCGAACACGATCCGGCAGCAGTGCAATCTCCTCGGCGGCAGCGCCAGCCTCTTCCAGTTCGTGGTGCAGGCATCGCCGGGCAGCCACAACGTCTGCTTCAGCAACATCGACGTGGAACGCGTGCACGCGCTCCACGCGACGGCCTCGTGCGAGAGCGAGGACGCCTCGGCGACCTGCCCCTCGTGTGCGGTCACGTCCGGCACGGGCGGTTCGGGTGGAGCGGGCGGCGCCGGTGGAGCGGGTGGCGCCGGCGGTACGGGCACGGGCGGCACCGGCGGTGGCCAGATCGCCTGCAGCGACGCCGGTCCTGCCGAGCTGAACCGCTGCTTCACCGACACCGGGATCAACCCCTGGGGCCACTACGAATACGACCACCTCACCGGCCTCGGTCACTACCTGCAGGGTGGCACCCTCCTCGACCCTGCGGCGACGCACCCGGCGGATCGAAACAACCCGGACAACGCGGTCGGCGGCGGCCCCACCGGCAACTTCTTCAACCTCGGCGTCAACGGCTGGATCAAGCTCGCTTTCCCGGTGGTCGTTCCGGAGGCCGGCACCACGCAGGAGCCCAGGCACGAGCTCCAGATCCTCAGCGAGCCCGGTGCCAGCTGCGACCCGACCTCTCCGCTCGCCGAGATCTGGGCAGCGCCCGGCGCCGACGCGAACGTCGCCCCGGCGGAGAGCGACTGGGTCTTCGTCGGCCACGCCTGCGGCGAGGTGACGCGCTTCGATCTGGCTTGCCTCGCCGCCGATCCCGACGCAGCAGACCTGCTCGCCAACGGGATCCGTTTCGTGAAGGTGCTCGACGTCACCGGCCAGCACGTGACGAGCGGCGACTCCGCCGGCTTCGTGCTCGACCTGGTGGGCGGCCTCACCTGCCCGTAGCGCCGACGCTGTTCTGAAGAACGAAGGGGTGCGGCGAAGGCAGCCGCACCCCTTTTCGTTTGCCCGTCGCGAAGCGGCCGCCGGCTACCGCGCCTGCAGCCCCTCGGTCTGCATGCGCAGGCGCACGATGTTGCGCAGCGCCATGGTCACGGTCATCGGCCCCACCCGCGGGATGAAGACCGAGGCCTTCTCCACCACGTCGTCGGCGAAGTTCTTGATCGTGGAGAAGTTGGCGCAGACCGCCCCCGGCAGGATCTCGTCGGCGCGCACCAGCTCGAATTGCCGCGACGGAACACCGGTGATCACCACGTCGGCCTCCGCCAGCGCGGTGGCCCGGTCGATCCGGATCTCCTCCACGCGGTGGGCATGCTCGGCGCCAGCGGGCACGAAGAGCTGCGGGCCGTCGACGTCGAAGGAGATCACCCGGGCGCCGTCGTTGGCGAGCATCGCCGCCAGCGGCCTGCCCACCACCTCGCTCCGGTTGAAGACCACCGCCTTCTTCCCCTCGAGGGGCCGGGGGCCGCCGCTGCCCACGCCGGTGGCCTCCACCAGCTTCACCACCGCGAGCGGCGTGCACGGCACGATCGCCTTCTTGGTCTTCGCCTCGTCGACGAAGCGGCGGTTCTCGTAGAGCGCCCGGGCCCAATGCGGGTGGAGCCCCTCGATGTCCTTCATCGGGTCGACGGAGTCGCGGAGGTAGTTGTCCTGGTCGGTGCCGAAGACCGGGTAGTAGACGATGATCCCGTCCACCTGCGGGTCGGCGTTGGCGGCGCGGATCGCCGCCTCCACCTCCATCCGCGGGAGCATGCGCAGATCGAAGCCGACGCCCACCGCCTCGCAGGCCTTGCGGGTGTACTCCGCATAGGTCCGGGAAGGCCCCTCCTCGGCGCTCAGGATGCCGACGAGGAGCGGCGGCCGGGAGAGCCGCGCGATGTCGGCGCGGATCTCGTTGCGGTAGGTTTCTGCCAGAACGCTGGGATCGATGAGGGTGGCGGCCATGCGGCGCTCCTTACAGGGGAGCGGCGCCGGGCTCAAGCCCCGCACTGCGAAGCGGAAGCTCCGATTGGGATCACGGCCGCTCGATCCGCCCATCCGCGTGGCGGGCGAAGCGCCCCTCCTCCCGCGGGTGGACCGGATCCTCGCGGTCCCAGGGCCAGCCGCCGAAGCGGGTGCGCTGGTAGTCGAGGAAGGCCTGCTGGAGCTCGGCGCGGGTGTTCATCACGAAGGGACCGTGCTGCGCCACCGGCTCGCCGATGGGCCTTCCCTGGAGCAGGAGCAGCTCGCAGGCGCCGTCCCCGGCCTGCAGCTCGATCGGCGCGTCCGGCTGGACCACCATCGCCACGTGGCCGTCGAGCGCGCGGTCGGCGGCGGTCAGCGACGGCCCGGCGAAGAAGTAGAGCGTGCGCACCACGCCGGTGTCGGCTGCCGCCGGCAGGGTCCAGCGGGCCCGGGGCTCGAGGCGGATGTTCCAGATCGCAACCTGCGACCCGGCCTGCGAGGCCCAGGAGTGCGGCGGTGGCGAAGGCGGCCTGTTCCCCTCGAGCTCGCCCGCCACCACCGTCACCTCGGTGCGCCGCCCCGCCTCGTCGGTATGCAGAACCCTCGGGAGCTTCTCGTTCCAGAGCATGGAGAAATGGGCGGGCGCGAGCTTGTTCGCAGCGGGGAGGTTGACCCAGATCTGGAAGAGCTCGAGGGGATTGGGCGCGTCCCGCCGCAGGAGCGGGAACATCTCCGAGTGGACCACGCCGCCGCCGGCGGTGAGCCACTGCACGTCGCCACCGCCGAAGCGGGCCGCAGCCCCCAGCGAGTCGCTGTGGTCGATCAGGCCGCGGCGCACGATCGTCACCGTCTCGAAGCCGCGGTGCGGGTGGCCGGGAAAGCCGGGGATCGTCTGGCCGTGGTACATGCGCCAGCCGTCCCTGGGCTCGAAGTCCTGGCCGATCTGCCGCCCCGCCAGCGACGCGTCGGGCCCCATCTGCTCGTTGCCCGCGGGGTAGGCGTCGTCGTGGTGGACGCAGAAGAGGAAGGGGTCGACGGTGGGCCACTGGAAGCCCAGCGGGGCGGTCTCGAGAATGGGGCTGCTCATGATGCTCCCAGCGTAATCCCCGCGGCGGCGGCGCGCCGCATCTTCAGCGCACCTCGACCAGCGTCATCATCCCTGCGTCGTGGTGCTCCATCACGTGGCAGTGGAGGACCCAGCGCCCCTCCTCCTCGGGCACGAGGGCGACGTCGACCACGTCGCGCGGGCGGAGGAGCACGGTGTCGCGCCAGTGGCCCTCCGCCGCCGGCCTGCCGTTGCGGGCCACCACCCGGAAGAACTGGCCGTGGAGGTGGATCGGGTGGAGCCGCCCGCTGCGGTTCACGAAGCGGAGCTTCGTCCACTCGCCCTCGTGGAGCGTCGCCGCCGGCTCGTGGGCCCCGTGGTCCTCCCCGTGGAGCATGGCCCTGCCGCCGATCCGCCAGACGATCCCGTCGGGCCCCCCGCGAGCGGCGTCGAGATCGAAGACGTGATCGGGCGCCAGGTCGACGGCGCTCGCCCAGACCGGCGCCGCAGCGACGCGATGCTGCGGCCAGGGCTCCTCCTGCGCGGCGCCCACCACGTCGAGGGCGGCCAGTCCCACCGCCCGCCGCGGGAAGCGATCCTCGATGCGCAGCTGCCGGCCCGCATCCTCCGCCCGCGGCCGCAGCTCGATGTCGATCCGGTTGCCCGGCGCCAGCTCCAGCCTGCCAGCTGGCAGGGGCGCGTCCACCGGGACGCCGTCGAAGGCGACGACCCGCGCGTCGAAGCCGGTGAAGTCCGGCGCGAAGACGCGGCCGTTCGCCGCGTTGATCAGCCGCAGGCGCGTCACCTCGCCGGCGCGCAGCTCGAACGACGGGAGCACCCTGCCGTTCACGGTGGTGACCTGCCCCCAGCGTCCGTCGTGGGCGAGGTCGTGCCTGGTGACGAAGCGCTCGTCGATCTGTCCCGAGGCGGCGAGCCGCCAATCGTCGAGGATCCAGACGAGCTCCCGCGGTGGCGGAGCGTCGGCAGGCTCGACCACG
It encodes:
- a CDS encoding SEC-C metal-binding domain-containing protein, whose translation is MKIGRNDPCHCGSGKKYKNCHQKAAAEGKGDWSKSALYVIAALLVLGAGGFVYGIVAGPDDGRIWSAEHGHWHNADGTELGTSQANFVPQPPGPAPEGQVWSSDHGHWHDAATGLAVGGAE
- a CDS encoding multicopper oxidase family protein, with protein sequence MRARTNWILVAVALAAGAFAGWLIAAAVELRPDPVRAALAAEPGATLPRAAATGVVHEVELVAAPATLPLLDGRSLEVWAYDGQVPGPTLRARVGDTLRVRLRNQLPVPTTIHWHGIRLPNGMDGVPGVTQPAVEPGASFVYEFVLRDAGTFWYHPHLRGSEQVERGLHGALVVEPADAPPPRELVWILDDWRLAASGQIDERFVTRHDLAHDGRWGQVTTVNGRVLPSFELRAGEVTRLRLINAANGRVFAPDFTGFDARVVAFDGVPVDAPLPAGRLELAPGNRIDIELRPRAEDAGRQLRIEDRFPRRAVGLAALDVVGAAQEEPWPQHRVAAAPVWASAVDLAPDHVFDLDAARGGPDGIVWRIGGRAMLHGEDHGAHEPAATLHEGEWTKLRFVNRSGRLHPIHLHGQFFRVVARNGRPAAEGHWRDTVLLRPRDVVDVALVPEEEGRWVLHCHVMEHHDAGMMTLVEVR
- a CDS encoding c-type cytochrome, producing the protein MAIRILSLIVAVLVAACGSVVEPAGPGGSGDGLGNGGAGGSGGPGTGGTGGGMGEAPAEVQQGAALFATHCQMCHGPEASGGAAYPASLAGRTGIASQVRNGSAGMPAFDASRLGDDDIAAIEAWLVWLAEPGNGAGGAGGGAGTGDPFLDHCAGCHGATGEGTSLAPQIRSPHEGYAAWVVRNGRDSMGYQQPMPAFSEQAVSSADLDEIFTFLQGQPMPADGQGLYLRFCGNCHGSDGRGGVAGESARDDAGERDDFLRTVREGDDGAGYGDRRGYMPGRGRGELTDEEVERIRQYLLGATSSADGRYDDEDDEDDEEDGGDDDSVGCASAGGDLGLAALGLSAALASLRRSV
- a CDS encoding pirin family protein — protein: MSSPILETAPLGFQWPTVDPFLFCVHHDDAYPAGNEQMGPDASLAGRQIGQDFEPRDGWRMYHGQTIPGFPGHPHRGFETVTIVRRGLIDHSDSLGAAARFGGGDVQWLTAGGGVVHSEMFPLLRRDAPNPLELFQIWVNLPAANKLAPAHFSMLWNEKLPRVLHTDEAGRRTEVTVVAGELEGNRPPSPPPHSWASQAGSQVAIWNIRLEPRARWTLPAAADTGVVRTLYFFAGPSLTAADRALDGHVAMVVQPDAPIELQAGDGACELLLLQGRPIGEPVAQHGPFVMNTRAELQQAFLDYQRTRFGGWPWDREDPVHPREEGRFARHADGRIERP
- a CDS encoding ATP-binding protein, yielding MASSKSIRGIDRTPFVGRRSEQAFLLEALARGARLVSLVGPAGMGKTRLARRIASAIDRDEPPAGGIFFCDLTEARSEEDLLASVATSLGLSLRGGAGGGVGQLVRAVAAREPLLLLLDNFEALVPAGLACIESLLDGTSELQILVTSRIRLDLDGENAFELGPLQPEEAVQLYEQRAAAAWGDRRRDPGEAAVVEELVRRLDCIPLALELAAARIRVLPPADLLGRLSDRFDILQGPRRGRHTSLREALACSFELLSLHEREALLQASVFRGGFTLDAAAGVLRLGEGAPPILDALEGLRDKSLLRLEQGTAPRFSLYESVREFAAAELAASGGRAAAEAKHAAWFLAAAERWSPPGGGANGVAEVAKLQSERENLLVAHERTHAEDPATATRIALALGPLVLLQGPPTSEIGLFERSVDAARRSGDPLLLARALRARGSAAGRHGRPADARTDLDEAMVLAAAADEKLRAQLLIESGKLHCISGDFDGARAELGQALDLLGGAHPWLRGMSRNILGMVEERCGRLEESAASFEAALGLFRAAGNVRLEGLALLNLGVVRAAAGRLEDARALLEESLVLIRAVDDRATEADAIVDLGSVELTAGRLDEAERHLLQGLERERRAGNRAFEALALGNLGLVAQERRELRLAWRRLREALDLLQACGEPRYRALFLPFFAAAEAALGLQEEAKSDFAAARAFFEPLGDRGSLATIAVLEGFLDLVADGDGEALARARLARSHEAPVASAELALARRLVAAAIEARGAGAPAREGAVEQHDGLVIEGDAAGFQLQGGAPVDLRRRGPLRRLLQALVEQRIRMPGVGLTAEQLFAEGWPGERILASAAANRVYTGIRALRAMGLHEVLQRHAEGYLLDPDVPLHRARR
- a CDS encoding Ig-like domain-containing protein, which encodes MSRALVLFLIFVLSAACGTEDRVDPPQGGGSGGAGAAGGSGGSGGAGGAGGAGGTAGSGGAGGSTETPVGHVVVDLHPDYSCVGNCFVLRAGDERFLVARVYDEKGGRLPDAAVEWVSGNGAVASVDDEGVVRGLAPGLVDIEAHAGGKVGSVALQVQSARIERVEIEPAVVAVEPGATVQLAARAFDRNGNEIDGVSFAWTVSNPYVASVDESGLVTGTAAGSVVVQAGNDDTFRAGAARVDVGDLAAIPAGLVLDHLAISGAHGCGVAADGVTHCWGWNYFGQLGDGTVGSAEDIFPTPAPVLTDRTFTRVATGMYQSCALEADGKAWCWGLNDMGQLGTHEEVGEVGGTVIPYEVLGDHRFASLAMGAFHTCGLIVPGAGEMDSPPYCWGSHFEGQLGLGDTGAQHAATPTPLGGSHRFVQLVGGLNATCGLTAAGEALCWGSNMAGQLGSGQPWVESEVAFAPQPVQTEVRFTKLDMTGTHVCGITAAGAVHCWGNNAFGQVGLEPSPGVGAPVEVALGIVAVDIATGAHHTCALADTGGVTCWGDNMSGQLGVGHIGEVEGPAEVETHLAFTSIETGGNNNTCARTAASETYCWGSGFTGESGWGFGGGPALSAIPWPVAQPGTPVPTF
- a CDS encoding bifunctional methylenetetrahydrofolate dehydrogenase/methenyltetrahydrofolate cyclohydrolase, giving the protein MAATLIDPSVLAETYRNEIRADIARLSRPPLLVGILSAEEGPSRTYAEYTRKACEAVGVGFDLRMLPRMEVEAAIRAANADPQVDGIIVYYPVFGTDQDNYLRDSVDPMKDIEGLHPHWARALYENRRFVDEAKTKKAIVPCTPLAVVKLVEATGVGSGGPRPLEGKKAVVFNRSEVVGRPLAAMLANDGARVISFDVDGPQLFVPAGAEHAHRVEEIRIDRATALAEADVVITGVPSRQFELVRADEILPGAVCANFSTIKNFADDVVEKASVFIPRVGPMTVTMALRNIVRLRMQTEGLQAR